From the Roseibium sp. HPY-6 genome, one window contains:
- a CDS encoding YdcH family protein produces the protein MSHVPHELHEEFPEAEETLRTLKANDAHFARLADEYHTINREVHRIETNVEPAADEVLENLKKKRLHLKDQIAAMIAAAVNTVT, from the coding sequence ATGAGTCACGTTCCGCACGAACTGCACGAAGAATTCCCGGAAGCTGAAGAAACCCTGCGCACGCTTAAAGCCAATGACGCTCATTTTGCGCGCCTGGCGGACGAATACCACACCATAAACCGGGAAGTGCATCGCATTGAAACCAATGTGGAACCGGCTGCCGATGAGGTTCTGGAAAACCTCAAGAAAAAACGCCTTCACCTGAAAGACCAGATTGCCGCCATGATTGCGGCAGCGGTAAACACCGTGACCTGA
- a CDS encoding FMN-binding glutamate synthase family protein produces the protein MFAVSIHFVWPLLIAGFLSLLGFYDLQQTRHAVLRNYPVIGHFRFLFEAIRPELRQYFFESNQDGRPFSRERRSMVYDRAKNIEDVLPFGTELDVYNEHYGWVNHSITPQPENHEELRVTIGGPDCKQPYSASLYNISAMSFGSLSGNAILALNKGAKAGHFYHDTGEGSVSRYHREGGGDLVWELGSGYFGCRAADGTFDPEKFKAQASNPQIKMIEIKMSQGAKPGHGGVLPGPKVSEEIAEARGVPVGEDCISPASHSAFSTPIELLEFIKTLRDLSGGKPVGFKLCIGHRWEFMAIVKAMLKTDIKPDFIVVDGAEGGTGAAPIEFANRLGTPLLQGLLFVHNSLVATGIRDDIKLGASGKLISAFDISGTMCLGADWVNSARGFMFAVGCIQSQSCHTNRCPTGVATQDPKRQQALVVPDKAERVTNFHRNTLKSLMAFTAAAGLKHPSEFRPEHFFLRGGAREIMSANTAFTWLRKGALLDEAHDLPGYSAFWAMADPESFQPTKSLDAAKMLSHHRTHH, from the coding sequence ATGTTCGCCGTCAGCATTCATTTTGTCTGGCCGCTGCTCATCGCCGGTTTCCTGTCACTGCTCGGGTTCTACGACCTGCAACAGACACGCCATGCAGTCTTGCGCAATTATCCCGTGATCGGGCATTTCCGGTTCCTTTTCGAAGCGATCCGGCCGGAACTCAGGCAGTATTTTTTCGAAAGCAACCAGGATGGGCGCCCCTTCTCCCGCGAGCGCCGCTCCATGGTCTATGACCGGGCCAAGAACATTGAGGACGTTCTGCCATTCGGGACGGAACTGGACGTCTATAACGAGCACTATGGCTGGGTGAACCATTCCATCACGCCGCAGCCGGAGAATCATGAGGAACTCAGGGTCACCATCGGTGGCCCAGACTGCAAACAGCCTTACTCTGCATCGCTATACAACATATCCGCGATGAGTTTCGGCTCGCTCTCCGGCAACGCCATCCTGGCGCTCAACAAAGGAGCGAAGGCGGGCCACTTTTATCACGACACCGGCGAAGGCAGCGTTTCGCGCTATCACCGCGAAGGCGGCGGCGACCTCGTCTGGGAGCTCGGGAGCGGTTACTTCGGATGCAGGGCCGCCGACGGCACCTTCGATCCGGAAAAGTTCAAGGCGCAGGCAAGCAATCCCCAAATCAAGATGATCGAAATCAAGATGAGCCAGGGCGCCAAGCCGGGCCATGGCGGCGTGTTGCCCGGCCCGAAAGTGTCGGAGGAGATTGCCGAAGCACGCGGTGTTCCCGTTGGCGAGGATTGCATTTCTCCAGCGTCTCATTCGGCGTTTTCGACACCGATCGAACTTCTGGAATTCATCAAGACGTTGCGGGACCTTTCCGGCGGGAAACCGGTTGGCTTCAAGCTTTGTATCGGTCACCGCTGGGAGTTCATGGCAATCGTCAAGGCCATGCTGAAAACAGACATAAAACCGGATTTCATTGTCGTTGACGGTGCTGAAGGCGGCACGGGAGCGGCGCCGATCGAATTCGCCAACAGGCTCGGGACGCCGCTCCTGCAGGGGTTGCTCTTCGTTCACAACAGCCTGGTCGCCACCGGCATCCGCGATGACATCAAGCTGGGTGCCAGCGGCAAGCTGATCAGCGCATTCGACATTTCAGGCACCATGTGTCTCGGCGCGGACTGGGTGAACTCTGCACGTGGTTTCATGTTCGCGGTCGGCTGCATCCAGTCGCAGAGTTGCCACACAAACCGCTGCCCGACAGGCGTCGCGACCCAGGACCCGAAGCGCCAGCAGGCGCTTGTCGTGCCGGACAAGGCGGAACGCGTTACCAATTTCCACCGCAACACGCTGAAATCACTGATGGCCTTTACGGCGGCAGCGGGCCTGAAACATCCAAGTGAATTCAGGCCGGAACACTTCTTCTTGCGTGGAGGCGCGCGCGAGATCATGTCTGCGAACACCGCCTTCACCTGGCTGAGAAAAGGCGCGCTTCTGGACGAGGCGCACGACCTTCCCGGCTACTCCGCGTTCTGGGCCATGGCCGATCCGGAGAGTTTCCAGCCGACAAAATCCCTCGACGCCGCCAAGATGCTCAGCCATCACAGAACGCATCATTGA
- a CDS encoding YqiJ family protein: MVDFILAGPNTPFAVALGLMIAIALAEGVGTLMGLGLSSMIDSLLPEVDLPDADLPDMDAPDFDAEISGGALPGDLETVAAGTEVTGPAGQGIFSQILGWLCFGRVPALIILVIFLTGFGLAGYVLQSLVQSVTGFLLPGILASAGAFAGALPFTRVTALGLSKVMPKDESDAVSRQTFVGKPAVIVQGHAKSGLPAQARLKDASGQNHYLLVEPDVDGEELEQGTDIIVVRQKGPHFTAIRNTNATLTGAGD, translated from the coding sequence ATGGTCGACTTTATCCTAGCCGGGCCGAACACGCCGTTCGCGGTCGCTCTTGGATTGATGATCGCAATTGCGCTAGCAGAAGGCGTCGGCACGCTGATGGGACTTGGTCTGTCGAGCATGATCGACAGCCTGCTTCCCGAGGTGGATCTGCCTGATGCGGATCTGCCGGATATGGATGCACCGGACTTCGATGCGGAAATATCCGGCGGAGCGCTTCCCGGCGATCTGGAAACGGTTGCCGCCGGCACTGAGGTTACCGGGCCGGCCGGGCAGGGCATATTCAGTCAGATCCTTGGCTGGTTGTGCTTCGGGCGGGTGCCGGCGCTAATCATTCTGGTGATCTTTCTCACCGGATTTGGTTTGGCCGGATATGTCCTGCAAAGCCTGGTGCAATCGGTCACCGGATTTCTCTTGCCGGGCATTCTCGCCTCTGCCGGGGCGTTTGCGGGCGCTCTCCCCTTTACCAGGGTTACAGCGCTCGGACTGTCCAAGGTGATGCCAAAAGACGAAAGCGATGCTGTGTCGCGGCAGACTTTCGTTGGCAAGCCTGCGGTGATCGTTCAAGGACACGCGAAGTCAGGCTTGCCAGCTCAGGCACGTCTGAAGGACGCCTCCGGCCAGAACCATTATCTGCTCGTCGAGCCGGATGTTGACGGCGAAGAGTTGGAGCAGGGAACGGACATCATCGTTGTCCGGCAAAAAGGGCCGCATTTTACCGCGATCCGCAATACGAATGCGACATTGACCGGCGCCGGCGACTGA
- a CDS encoding glycosyltransferase, with amino-acid sequence MKNTRPKVMIATLGTRGDVQPYVALAGALTGLDADVFVSTGEGFDDMIESAGARARPVPVNFQTLLQQAEVKAALHSLKGMIKAARHSLVLQQEIATTLWQIGLEEKPDLILFNLKATVMTLVGRRLGVPALPISLQPVTAPTGCFPLPLFGWPDCGAFLNRKSYGLARLLMQAGLRPLYKPLKAEAAHELSMSGSTIDGFMPDGSDALSLQAFSSALVPTPGDWSKQFWQSGYWFTEPDPDYAPPEDLARFLAERPPPVYLGFGSMPSKNPGDLARIVLGALETTGQRAVLAKGWGGLTVEKLPPSLSGHVFLIDKAPHSWLFPKCAGVVHHGGAGTTHEALRWGKPSLVCPVFGDQPFWGQQVHRIGAGPAPIRQKKLTVESLAAALEALETPVFRQGAEAARDTIATEAGASGAAERLMTLLNA; translated from the coding sequence ATGAAAAATACCCGCCCGAAAGTCATGATCGCCACTCTGGGGACCCGAGGTGACGTACAGCCTTATGTGGCCCTTGCAGGCGCACTGACCGGCCTTGATGCGGATGTTTTCGTCAGCACGGGCGAAGGTTTCGACGACATGATCGAGAGCGCTGGCGCCCGTGCCCGTCCAGTGCCGGTGAACTTTCAAACCCTGTTGCAACAGGCCGAAGTCAAGGCGGCTCTTCATTCGCTTAAGGGCATGATCAAGGCGGCCCGGCACAGCCTCGTCCTGCAGCAGGAGATAGCCACCACCCTTTGGCAAATCGGGTTGGAGGAAAAACCCGACCTCATCCTCTTCAATCTCAAGGCAACAGTCATGACCCTTGTCGGCCGCAGACTGGGCGTTCCGGCGCTGCCGATATCGCTTCAGCCCGTGACCGCGCCGACGGGGTGTTTTCCGCTGCCGCTCTTCGGATGGCCGGATTGTGGGGCTTTTCTCAATCGCAAGAGTTACGGATTGGCACGCCTTCTGATGCAGGCCGGGCTGCGCCCGCTCTACAAGCCGTTGAAAGCCGAGGCGGCACATGAGCTCTCAATGTCCGGTTCGACGATAGACGGTTTCATGCCGGACGGCTCAGATGCCTTGTCGCTACAGGCTTTTTCATCCGCACTTGTGCCGACCCCGGGCGACTGGTCCAAGCAATTCTGGCAAAGCGGATACTGGTTTACCGAGCCAGATCCGGATTATGCACCTCCGGAGGACCTGGCGCGGTTTCTCGCCGAACGCCCGCCACCGGTTTACCTTGGCTTTGGTTCCATGCCGAGCAAAAATCCGGGTGACCTTGCCAGGATTGTCCTTGGCGCACTTGAGACGACGGGACAACGGGCCGTGCTGGCCAAAGGATGGGGCGGGCTCACCGTGGAAAAATTGCCTCCGTCCCTTTCCGGGCACGTCTTCCTGATCGACAAGGCACCACACAGCTGGCTGTTTCCGAAATGCGCAGGTGTCGTACATCATGGCGGCGCCGGCACAACACACGAGGCACTTCGATGGGGCAAGCCATCGCTTGTTTGCCCTGTCTTCGGCGACCAGCCTTTCTGGGGCCAGCAGGTTCATCGGATCGGCGCAGGACCAGCCCCCATTCGGCAGAAAAAACTGACGGTTGAAAGCCTTGCTGCGGCGCTCGAGGCGCTTGAGACACCCGTCTTTCGGCAAGGCGCTGAAGCAGCAAGAGACACAATCGCCACTGAAGCGGGAGCGAGTGGAGCTGCCGAACGCCTTATGACGCTTCTCAACGCATAA
- a CDS encoding PspA/IM30 family protein, with protein MAEGLVARVKRLVSGGVNQLVDSIENTSPETVMAEATREVDRAVDQVRDELAGVLANKHLANTRLGETTSRHEELQGQIALAVKEGRDDLAEAAIARQLDLEVQIPVLEAAVADASREEKELEGYISALQARKREMEAELENFRRAQQQSSTDSAGFGAAAPKDSVEGKTRKAEEAFDRVMKGATGLPGGLATDKADVTKLAELEDLARKNRVSERLAALKASAKDG; from the coding sequence ATGGCAGAAGGTCTCGTTGCACGCGTAAAGCGTCTGGTTTCCGGCGGTGTGAACCAGTTGGTGGACTCCATTGAAAACACTTCCCCCGAAACGGTCATGGCCGAAGCGACCCGGGAAGTGGACCGGGCCGTGGATCAGGTACGTGATGAATTGGCAGGCGTCCTGGCGAACAAGCATCTGGCCAATACACGGCTGGGGGAAACAACGTCGCGCCACGAAGAACTGCAGGGCCAGATAGCCCTTGCCGTGAAAGAAGGCCGTGACGATCTCGCCGAAGCTGCCATTGCGCGCCAGCTGGATCTGGAAGTACAGATCCCAGTGCTCGAAGCAGCTGTCGCCGATGCAAGCCGCGAAGAGAAAGAACTTGAGGGCTACATAAGTGCGCTTCAGGCACGCAAGCGCGAGATGGAAGCGGAACTCGAGAACTTTCGCCGCGCCCAGCAGCAGAGCTCAACTGACAGCGCTGGTTTTGGGGCTGCCGCACCGAAAGACAGCGTCGAAGGTAAAACCCGCAAGGCGGAAGAGGCGTTCGATCGCGTCATGAAGGGGGCCACAGGTCTCCCGGGCGGTCTGGCAACAGACAAAGCCGATGTGACCAAATTGGCTGAGCTGGAAGATCTGGCGCGCAAGAACAGGGTGTCCGAACGCCTTGCAGCATTGAAGGCATCGGCGAAAGACGGCTGA
- a CDS encoding SDR family NAD(P)-dependent oxidoreductase: protein MSRKTALVTGAARGIGLATAHLMLKRGWQVAMLDRDAEELTLAAQDLDGAKPFVCDVSDPGQVEVALSAILESFGQLDAVVNNAGVAMFGPMEETDFEAWRTVMATNLDGVFLVSQAAIPSLKQTRGALVNIASISGLRASTLRVAYGTSKAAVIHITKQQAAELGEFGVRANCVCPGPVRTKLAMAVHSQDIIEAYHDAIPLNRYGSEQEIAEVIEFLCSDRASYVTGQIIASDGGFESTGIGLPSLRT from the coding sequence ATGTCCCGAAAAACGGCCCTTGTGACAGGCGCAGCGCGTGGGATCGGTCTTGCAACAGCCCACTTGATGCTCAAGCGCGGCTGGCAGGTTGCGATGCTTGACCGTGACGCAGAAGAACTGACGCTTGCCGCGCAGGATCTCGATGGCGCTAAGCCGTTTGTCTGCGATGTATCGGATCCAGGCCAGGTTGAGGTGGCGCTCTCTGCCATTTTGGAAAGCTTCGGGCAGCTGGATGCGGTCGTCAACAATGCCGGTGTTGCCATGTTCGGTCCTATGGAGGAGACGGATTTCGAAGCCTGGCGGACGGTCATGGCAACCAATCTGGACGGCGTCTTTCTGGTTTCGCAGGCGGCGATCCCATCGCTCAAACAGACCCGCGGTGCCCTGGTCAATATCGCTTCGATATCGGGACTTCGCGCTTCGACACTACGGGTCGCCTACGGCACATCGAAAGCAGCCGTGATCCACATAACGAAGCAGCAGGCGGCTGAGCTTGGCGAATTCGGCGTGCGCGCCAATTGCGTCTGCCCCGGACCGGTGCGAACCAAGCTCGCCATGGCCGTGCACAGCCAGGACATCATCGAAGCCTATCACGATGCCATTCCGCTCAACCGGTATGGGAGCGAGCAGGAAATTGCGGAAGTGATTGAATTCCTCTGCTCAGACAGGGCCAGCTATGTGACCGGTCAGATCATCGCATCCGACGGCGGCTTTGAGAGCACAGGCATCGGTCTACCGTCACTTCGCACATAG
- a CDS encoding secondary thiamine-phosphate synthase enzyme YjbQ, whose protein sequence is MQTVFSLKTEGQGLYEFTHSISSWLNEAAVEDGLLTLFVRHTSCSLLIQENADPDVQVDLKAFFERLVPPSDHPSMSYLVHTYEGPDDMPAHIKAAMMPVSLSIPVAQGRMMLGTWQGIYLFEHRTRAHRRQVAAHFLATSA, encoded by the coding sequence ATGCAGACTGTTTTTTCGCTCAAAACCGAAGGGCAAGGCCTTTATGAGTTCACACATTCCATAAGCTCCTGGTTGAACGAAGCGGCTGTGGAAGACGGTCTGCTGACCCTTTTCGTCCGCCACACATCTTGTTCGCTGTTGATCCAGGAGAATGCGGACCCTGACGTCCAGGTGGACCTGAAAGCGTTTTTCGAACGTCTTGTACCCCCGTCCGATCATCCGAGCATGAGCTACCTCGTTCACACTTATGAGGGCCCGGACGATATGCCGGCCCATATAAAAGCGGCGATGATGCCGGTTTCGCTATCGATACCGGTCGCCCAGGGACGCATGATGCTTGGAACCTGGCAGGGGATTTATCTGTTTGAGCACAGGACGCGCGCGCATCGACGCCAGGTTGCCGCGCATTTTCTGGCGACATCGGCGTGA
- a CDS encoding HupE/UreJ family protein, whose amino-acid sequence MTFLPAACFRVFQITALFLALAGLFALPANAHFTEGTKVRTLLVAEDNGTLTLYVRAPAPLVFSDLVGRAQVDQAPLVSPFLRLETTGTGVRYRLDMAAVDRDPEAFESRLQKTLIVSQAGLDLETVLTGFTIRARRPAQTLDTAASARAAIQLDNTSLDPAFGAAIIDYALQITSTDPAGVLEVRSGYPPLLPGPGVAIENHLVDARMDPPVSTTAPGQLETPAVIDGSRLSTFLHFVYQGMLHILEGLDHVLLVIALALGVGATRKLIYLVTAFTIGHSVTLIATFLGATPSWPWFIPLVEAAIAASVLYAAVAAMIQRSGSILVFSGIGLLHGLGFSFVLGDILGRDAPDLVLALLAFNLGIEVGQLLILAVTLIMVFVLEQLATPALRPARLGTLTAIAILSAWWVAERVGGVVSAV is encoded by the coding sequence ATGACATTTCTACCCGCAGCCTGTTTCAGAGTTTTCCAAATCACCGCCCTCTTCCTTGCGCTCGCAGGCCTTTTTGCGCTTCCGGCCAATGCGCATTTTACGGAAGGAACGAAGGTGCGGACCCTCCTCGTTGCGGAGGATAACGGCACTCTCACACTCTATGTCCGGGCACCGGCACCGCTCGTCTTTTCCGATCTGGTGGGCCGGGCCCAAGTGGATCAGGCACCCCTTGTCTCACCTTTTCTGCGCCTTGAGACTACGGGAACGGGCGTGCGCTACAGACTGGACATGGCCGCAGTCGATCGCGATCCCGAGGCCTTCGAAAGCCGCCTTCAAAAGACACTCATTGTCTCTCAGGCCGGCCTCGACCTTGAGACCGTGCTGACGGGATTTACGATCCGGGCCCGCCGGCCCGCGCAAACACTCGATACTGCAGCCTCCGCGCGCGCAGCCATTCAATTGGACAACACGTCGCTCGATCCGGCTTTTGGAGCGGCCATCATCGACTACGCCTTGCAGATAACAAGCACCGATCCGGCCGGTGTGCTTGAAGTGCGGTCCGGATATCCACCGTTGCTCCCTGGCCCGGGGGTTGCGATCGAAAATCATCTTGTTGATGCGAGAATGGATCCGCCGGTTTCAACGACCGCGCCCGGCCAACTCGAAACACCGGCCGTCATTGACGGATCGCGCCTGTCGACTTTCCTTCATTTCGTCTATCAGGGCATGCTTCACATCCTGGAGGGCCTCGATCATGTACTGCTGGTCATCGCACTGGCGCTTGGCGTGGGAGCGACGCGCAAGCTGATCTATCTCGTCACGGCCTTCACGATCGGACATTCCGTTACCCTTATTGCAACGTTTCTGGGCGCGACACCTTCGTGGCCATGGTTCATTCCGCTGGTTGAAGCGGCGATTGCCGCCTCGGTTCTATATGCGGCAGTCGCAGCAATGATCCAAAGATCCGGGTCAATTCTTGTCTTTTCGGGGATCGGGCTTCTGCACGGTCTTGGCTTTTCCTTTGTTCTCGGCGACATCCTGGGCCGAGATGCACCGGATCTCGTTCTTGCCCTGCTCGCCTTCAACCTCGGCATCGAAGTCGGTCAGCTTCTGATCCTGGCCGTGACACTCATCATGGTTTTCGTCCTTGAGCAATTGGCCACACCCGCCCTCAGACCAGCGAGACTGGGTACCTTGACCGCGATCGCGATCCTGTCAGCGTGGTGGGTCGCGGAAAGGGTTGGCGGAGTTGTTTCTGCGGTGTGA
- a CDS encoding flotillin domain-containing protein — protein sequence MDQLISILILVGIAFVALLAIGLIISRLYRRSSKEVSFVRTGFGGQRVIMNGGTLVLPVLHDVIPVNMNTLRLEVRRSNDQALITRDRMRVDVLAEFYVRVQPTIESIANAAQTLGQRTMKPEALRELVEGKFVDALRAVAAEMAMEELHEQRVNFVQKVQAAVSEDILKNGLELESVSLTGLDQTNREYFNPENAFDAEGLTKLTQEIEERRKKRNDIEQETEVLIQRKNLEAEQERLQITREEEFAKLEQQREIEIRRAEQSSLIAKQQAEREREAEEAKILASQKVKEKDIESNQAVTERQIAMDQQVREREISKERTVEAANVDKQKLIELAEQDRDIAVAAKSREKSEAEAEADEARAIAARAAEQVTTARETEVAERDKQIELIEARKAAEMDAVAVTVGAEAQKQAAADHAEAVRIAAEAEAAKLRIEAQGSAEADKLRAEAEKALYEVEAAGQRAINEAANLLSPDQIAMQVRVKLLEQLPQIIAESVKPMEQIDGIKIIQVDGMTGGVGGAANGAGPNGSGGGNLADQMVSSALKYRSQAPLLDAMMKEVGLDGSGLSGLTAGIGEAPAAAPEAEKQDTPSNGVDAEAIAAPETPAIEPVQDDVPKA from the coding sequence ATGGACCAACTCATAAGCATTTTAATTCTGGTCGGCATTGCCTTTGTAGCACTGCTTGCCATCGGTTTGATCATTTCACGTCTCTACCGCCGATCCTCAAAAGAAGTTTCTTTCGTACGGACCGGTTTCGGCGGTCAGCGCGTTATCATGAATGGCGGTACCTTGGTGCTGCCCGTCTTGCACGACGTTATTCCGGTCAACATGAACACGCTGCGCCTTGAAGTGCGCCGTTCCAACGATCAGGCGCTGATCACGAGAGACCGCATGCGTGTCGACGTGCTGGCCGAGTTCTATGTGCGCGTGCAGCCGACGATTGAATCGATTGCCAACGCAGCGCAGACCCTTGGCCAGCGGACGATGAAACCGGAAGCCTTGCGCGAACTGGTTGAAGGTAAGTTTGTCGACGCGCTGCGCGCGGTTGCCGCTGAGATGGCGATGGAAGAGCTGCACGAGCAGCGCGTGAACTTCGTGCAAAAGGTGCAGGCTGCTGTTTCGGAAGACATTCTGAAAAACGGTCTTGAACTGGAATCCGTCTCGCTGACCGGTCTCGACCAGACCAACCGCGAGTACTTCAATCCGGAAAACGCCTTTGACGCCGAGGGTCTCACCAAGCTCACGCAGGAGATTGAGGAGCGCCGCAAGAAGCGCAACGACATCGAGCAGGAAACCGAAGTTCTGATCCAGCGCAAGAACCTGGAAGCAGAGCAGGAGCGCCTGCAGATCACCCGCGAGGAAGAATTCGCAAAGCTGGAGCAGCAGCGCGAGATCGAGATCCGCCGGGCAGAGCAATCCTCGCTGATTGCCAAGCAGCAGGCAGAGCGTGAGCGTGAGGCCGAAGAGGCCAAGATCCTGGCAAGCCAGAAGGTCAAGGAAAAGGACATTGAATCCAATCAGGCGGTCACCGAGCGTCAGATCGCCATGGACCAGCAGGTGCGTGAGCGGGAGATCTCAAAGGAGCGCACCGTCGAGGCGGCGAATGTCGACAAGCAGAAGCTGATCGAACTCGCCGAGCAGGATCGCGACATCGCCGTTGCCGCCAAGTCGCGCGAAAAGTCCGAGGCGGAGGCCGAGGCCGATGAGGCGCGGGCAATCGCCGCGCGCGCCGCCGAGCAGGTCACCACAGCCCGCGAGACCGAGGTTGCCGAGCGTGACAAGCAGATCGAATTGATCGAAGCGCGCAAGGCGGCTGAAATGGACGCTGTCGCCGTGACCGTTGGCGCTGAAGCGCAGAAGCAGGCGGCTGCCGACCACGCAGAAGCTGTCCGGATCGCGGCTGAAGCCGAGGCTGCAAAGCTTCGTATTGAGGCACAGGGCTCTGCAGAAGCCGACAAGCTGCGCGCGGAAGCCGAGAAGGCGCTGTATGAAGTGGAGGCCGCAGGCCAGCGTGCGATCAACGAGGCTGCGAACCTTCTGTCACCGGACCAGATCGCGATGCAGGTCCGTGTCAAGCTTCTGGAGCAGTTGCCTCAGATCATTGCTGAAAGCGTTAAGCCGATGGAGCAGATCGACGGCATCAAGATCATCCAGGTCGATGGCATGACCGGTGGCGTCGGTGGGGCTGCAAATGGCGCTGGACCGAACGGTTCCGGAGGTGGAAACCTCGCCGACCAGATGGTCTCATCCGCTCTGAAGTACCGTTCGCAGGCACCGCTTCTGGACGCGATGATGAAGGAAGTCGGTCTGGACGGATCAGGACTTTCGGGGCTGACCGCCGGTATTGGCGAAGCGCCTGCTGCTGCTCCCGAAGCGGAGAAGCAGGACACTCCGTCGAATGGCGTTGATGCGGAAGCGATTGCAGCTCCCGAGACACCCGCCATCGAGCCTGTCCAGGACGACGTGCCCAAAGCGTAG